In Parasteatoda tepidariorum isolate YZ-2023 chromosome 2, CAS_Ptep_4.0, whole genome shotgun sequence, one DNA window encodes the following:
- the LOC107437456 gene encoding cytochrome P450 302a1, mitochondrial isoform X1 has protein sequence MKRKFLKVCVSRRFATNATAKVSTEVRSFEEIPGPVPLPLVGTMLNYLPFFGQYNFWKLHRTYAKMHQQYGDVVKEVITKKRIIVHVFNPEYMSHVYVNEGKYPNRLSHTALAKYRLERPNFYSGPGLFPSNGEEWQRFRDLFQIPLFHPSIVKHSSKALEEVVDDLVVAISNSLDKNEETDLLPLLYRLGLECIGYITLNKRLGCLSLKGNAEADALVKAAEATHMAVYLTENVPFNQKKNYKKLEAAQDILSEIVGKYFDEALKSADNSSESCIVHRLMRVPGAEKRDVFTMILDMFLAGIDTTSFALSFGLYHLARCKRVQDTLREQLREVMPTLDTPFTGVKKPNYLKAVVQETLRINPVAIGTGRVIPNDLVIGGYLVPANTMVILQHQVASIQEKYFKNSKEFEPERWLSKNAPRSVSAPFGSGKRLCIGRNIAQLEINLAIAKIIRNFELSYHYEDIDSYSRLINVPDKPVKLRMKRVND, from the exons atgaaaagaaaa ttcttaaagGTATGTGTTTCGAGACGCTTCGCTACAAATGCCACAGCAAAGGTTTCAACGGAAGTCAGAAGTTTTGAAGAAATACCTGGACCTGTGCCTTTGCCTCTAGTAGGAACGATGTTGAATTATTTGCCTTTTTTTG GTCAGTATAATTTTTGGAAGCTACATCGAACTTATGCCAAGATGCACCAACAATACGGAGATGTTGTTAAGGAAGTTATAACGAAGAAACGTATTATTGTCCATGTTTTTAATCCAGAATATATGTCACATGTTTACGTCAATGAAGGGAAATATCCAAATAGATTGAGTCACACGGCATTGGCAAAATATCGACTTGAAAGACCAAATTTTTACAGTGGACCCGGATTATTTCCGAG taACGGAGAAGAGTGGCAAAGATTTAGGGATCTTTTCCAAATTCCATTGTTTCATCCTTCTATCGTGAAGCATTCTTCTAAAGCTCTTGAAGAAGTTGTGGATGATCTCGTAGTGGCAATATCAAACAGTTtagataaaaatgaagaaactgACTTATTGCCTTTATTATACAGATTAGGACTGGAAT gtaTCGGATATATAACTTTGAACAAACGCCTAGGCTGCTTGTCTTTGAAAGGGAATGCCGAGGCAGATGCACTAGTAAAGGCTGCAGAGGCTACTCACATGGCCGTGTACCTCACTGAAAATGTGCCATTCaatcagaagaaaaattacaagaaactGGAAGCAGCTCAAGATATTTTGTCTga aatagtAGGGAAATACTTCGATGAAGCCTTGAAATCAGCCGACAATTCATCCGAAAGCTGCATAGTACACAGATTAATGAGAGTACCAGGCGCTGAAAAGAGAGATGTATTTACCATGATTTTAGATATGTTCCTAGCCGGTATCGATACC ACTTCATTTGCATTATCTTTTGGTTTGTATCATTTGGCTCGATGCAAGCGTGTTCAGGATACTTTACGAGAACAATTACGTGAAGTAATGCCTACCCTAGATACTCCATTTACAGGTGTTAAGAAACCAAATTACTTAAAAGCTGTGGTACAAGAAACTCTGAG aATAAATCCTGTGGCAATAGGCACTGGACGAGTTATTCCAAACGATTTGGTCATTGGAGGCTACCTTGTTCCTGCTAAT acgATGGTAATTCTGCAACACCAAGTGGCTTCAatccaagaaaaatattttaaaaattctaaggaATTCGAACCCGAGCGATGGTTATCCAAGAATGCTCCACGTTCTGTTTCTGCTCCTTTTGGATCTGGAAAAAGGTTATGCATTGGTAGGAATATAGCACAACTAGAAATAAATCTCGCTATAGCAAAA attataAGGAATTTTGAACTAAGTTATCATTATGAAGATATAGATAGCTACAGCAGACTAATTAATGTTCCAGATAAACCAGTAAAACTTCGTATGAAGAGAGTGAATGATTAA
- the LOC107437456 gene encoding cytochrome P450 302a1, mitochondrial isoform X2, protein MLNYLPFFGQYNFWKLHRTYAKMHQQYGDVVKEVITKKRIIVHVFNPEYMSHVYVNEGKYPNRLSHTALAKYRLERPNFYSGPGLFPSNGEEWQRFRDLFQIPLFHPSIVKHSSKALEEVVDDLVVAISNSLDKNEETDLLPLLYRLGLECIGYITLNKRLGCLSLKGNAEADALVKAAEATHMAVYLTENVPFNQKKNYKKLEAAQDILSEIVGKYFDEALKSADNSSESCIVHRLMRVPGAEKRDVFTMILDMFLAGIDTTSFALSFGLYHLARCKRVQDTLREQLREVMPTLDTPFTGVKKPNYLKAVVQETLRINPVAIGTGRVIPNDLVIGGYLVPANTMVILQHQVASIQEKYFKNSKEFEPERWLSKNAPRSVSAPFGSGKRLCIGRNIAQLEINLAIAKIIRNFELSYHYEDIDSYSRLINVPDKPVKLRMKRVND, encoded by the exons ATGTTGAATTATTTGCCTTTTTTTG GTCAGTATAATTTTTGGAAGCTACATCGAACTTATGCCAAGATGCACCAACAATACGGAGATGTTGTTAAGGAAGTTATAACGAAGAAACGTATTATTGTCCATGTTTTTAATCCAGAATATATGTCACATGTTTACGTCAATGAAGGGAAATATCCAAATAGATTGAGTCACACGGCATTGGCAAAATATCGACTTGAAAGACCAAATTTTTACAGTGGACCCGGATTATTTCCGAG taACGGAGAAGAGTGGCAAAGATTTAGGGATCTTTTCCAAATTCCATTGTTTCATCCTTCTATCGTGAAGCATTCTTCTAAAGCTCTTGAAGAAGTTGTGGATGATCTCGTAGTGGCAATATCAAACAGTTtagataaaaatgaagaaactgACTTATTGCCTTTATTATACAGATTAGGACTGGAAT gtaTCGGATATATAACTTTGAACAAACGCCTAGGCTGCTTGTCTTTGAAAGGGAATGCCGAGGCAGATGCACTAGTAAAGGCTGCAGAGGCTACTCACATGGCCGTGTACCTCACTGAAAATGTGCCATTCaatcagaagaaaaattacaagaaactGGAAGCAGCTCAAGATATTTTGTCTga aatagtAGGGAAATACTTCGATGAAGCCTTGAAATCAGCCGACAATTCATCCGAAAGCTGCATAGTACACAGATTAATGAGAGTACCAGGCGCTGAAAAGAGAGATGTATTTACCATGATTTTAGATATGTTCCTAGCCGGTATCGATACC ACTTCATTTGCATTATCTTTTGGTTTGTATCATTTGGCTCGATGCAAGCGTGTTCAGGATACTTTACGAGAACAATTACGTGAAGTAATGCCTACCCTAGATACTCCATTTACAGGTGTTAAGAAACCAAATTACTTAAAAGCTGTGGTACAAGAAACTCTGAG aATAAATCCTGTGGCAATAGGCACTGGACGAGTTATTCCAAACGATTTGGTCATTGGAGGCTACCTTGTTCCTGCTAAT acgATGGTAATTCTGCAACACCAAGTGGCTTCAatccaagaaaaatattttaaaaattctaaggaATTCGAACCCGAGCGATGGTTATCCAAGAATGCTCCACGTTCTGTTTCTGCTCCTTTTGGATCTGGAAAAAGGTTATGCATTGGTAGGAATATAGCACAACTAGAAATAAATCTCGCTATAGCAAAA attataAGGAATTTTGAACTAAGTTATCATTATGAAGATATAGATAGCTACAGCAGACTAATTAATGTTCCAGATAAACCAGTAAAACTTCGTATGAAGAGAGTGAATGATTAA